The DNA segment TAAAAAATATATCAAACAGGTATTCAGTCACTTCCAGGAAATAAAAGCCTACAGGTCGGTTAGGTTTGTTATTGATGTGGATCCGGTTTAGTTCAAAGATAAAAGATACCTGCCTGCGTGACTCAGTCAGGCAGGAAAGAGAAAAGATAAAAGAGTAAAGATAAAAGAGTAAAGATAAAAGAGTAAAGATAAAAGATAAAAGTGGGGGGATTTTCTTAAACCAGTTTAATCTATATTTGAAAAAAGGGCTCAACTTTAAAAAAGTCAAACCCTGATATTTTTAAACTTATACACTTTATGGGATAGTGTCATTTTTTGTGTCTAATACCTAAAACCTCTATTAATCCACACTTATCAGTTTAATATCGAAAATAAGTACAGATCCTCCCGGAATACTACTATAATCCTCATAGCCATAACCTAAGCGGGAAGGTATCAAAAGAATTCCTTCTCCTCCTTCTTTAAAATAGGTAATACCTTCGGTCCAACCTGCTATAACCTGACGTAAATTAAAAGAAAATCCATTAGTGCTACTTTGGTCAAAAACTTCTCCGTCTGAGTAGTATCCTTTATAACTTACTGTAACATTAGAATTACTGTTAGGTCTCAGTCCTTCGCCTTGTTTTTGAATTACATAATACAATCCTGACTCACTCTTTGTTGCATCTAAATCATTAGCTTCAATATATTCTAATATATCTTTTTCATTTTCCTTATCATAATCTACATTATCTTTACTACAGGAAAATATTGAAAAAAATACGAATAGAGCTATATACTTCTTCATTTTACAGAATTTAATTATTAAAAATTACGGGCGCAAAGTAAGTATATTTTAATGAGCTTTCAATACTATTTCTCCTTCACCTTTAAAAATCAATTCGTCGCCTTGTTTGTAATATTCTGTGATATTTAGAAGTATTTTGGATAAGTCCATGGCAAATTCGGAGTCACAACACATTTCGGTGCAGGCCATTGACTTAAAGTTAATATAATCATCACTTTTTAGTTCATAATCACCAAAACAAGTGTTTACATCCAGATTAAGTTCGAATTCCGTTTTGCCGGTAAACTCCATAACATAGGTATTTTCGGCATCAGTATATTTAGATTCTCCCTGTTTCTTTATTTTTAATACCTCCCAACTGGTTTCTATCAGGTCTGTAGTTAATTTGTCATCCTCTTTTTTACAGGAAAAAAAAGTCAATCCTATTAATATTGTAATGAGAAAAATATGAAATCTATTGAATTGCATAATAAAGTGATACGTTTTTATTAAACAGTGTAGCTAAATTAGTGATTCTTAAACGAGTAAATGCTAGGCTGTTAAGGTATTCGTCCGGAACTACCTGCTAATTGCCTGTCCTGTATCATCAGAAGCAACTGTCTTGCAAAATTTGCTTCGTAGTGCATGTCGGGATTCCCATAAGTATATTTATCCAGAACTTCACTTAACATGCTGGCTTCAAAATACTCCAGATTCATAGTTTTATCTCTTGTTTTTTTACCGGAAACAACTGCCGGCGGATTATGCGCTAAACGCTTAATCTTTTTATTGTAAAGGTGTTGTGCCACAGACTGCTTGTACATAAACGAATGTTTGTCAGAAAAGAATTCCTCTTCAATTTCCGAATAATAGAAACAGGCCTTTTCGAGCATCAGTATATCAGAGTATTTT comes from the Bacteroidota bacterium genome and includes:
- a CDS encoding FKBP-type peptidyl-prolyl cis-trans isomerase, whose protein sequence is MKKYIALFVFFSIFSCSKDNVDYDKENEKDILEYIEANDLDATKSESGLYYVIQKQGEGLRPNSNSNVTVSYKGYYSDGEVFDQSSTNGFSFNLRQVIAGWTEGITYFKEGGEGILLIPSRLGYGYEDYSSIPGGSVLIFDIKLISVD
- a CDS encoding META domain-containing protein — protein: MQFNRFHIFLITILIGLTFFSCKKEDDKLTTDLIETSWEVLKIKKQGESKYTDAENTYVMEFTGKTEFELNLDVNTCFGDYELKSDDYINFKSMACTEMCCDSEFAMDLSKILLNITEYYKQGDELIFKGEGEIVLKAH